The following coding sequences are from one Frigoribacterium sp. Leaf415 window:
- a CDS encoding BMP family lipoprotein — MTTTARKAVLSGLALASTAVILAGCASAPESGSGSTSGASSDFVPCMVSDAGGFDDKSFNQLGYEGLTEAAKAIGSTPKTVESADETVYDANLSNLADQGCNLIVTVGFALADATKSAAEANSNINYATIDDASITADNVQPITFNTSEAAFLAGYAAASYSKTGVVGTFGGMQFPTVTIFMDGFADGVKYYNEQKSKDVKVVGWDVDSQTGSFTGGFEAGTTAKQSAQTLIDQNADVILPVGGPIYQSAAEAIRDSGKDVVLVGADSDTYETDSANKDLFLTSVLKGIKQATDAVVTQASEDKFSSTPYVGTLENDGVGIAPFHDYADKVDSGLQDELDTIKAGIIDGSIEVESPSALTS; from the coding sequence TTGACTACAACTGCGCGCAAGGCCGTGCTCAGCGGCCTCGCCCTGGCGAGCACCGCCGTCATCCTGGCCGGCTGTGCCTCGGCCCCCGAGAGCGGCTCTGGCTCGACCAGCGGCGCCTCGAGCGACTTCGTCCCGTGCATGGTCTCCGACGCCGGCGGCTTCGACGACAAGTCGTTCAACCAGCTCGGCTACGAGGGCCTGACCGAGGCCGCGAAGGCCATCGGGTCGACCCCCAAGACGGTCGAGTCGGCCGACGAGACCGTCTACGACGCGAACCTGTCGAACCTCGCCGACCAGGGCTGCAACCTGATCGTCACGGTCGGCTTCGCTCTCGCCGACGCCACCAAGTCGGCGGCCGAGGCGAACTCGAACATCAACTACGCCACGATCGACGACGCGTCGATCACGGCCGACAACGTGCAGCCGATCACCTTCAACACCTCCGAGGCCGCCTTCCTGGCGGGCTACGCGGCGGCCAGCTACTCGAAGACGGGTGTCGTGGGCACCTTCGGCGGCATGCAGTTCCCGACCGTCACGATCTTCATGGACGGCTTCGCCGACGGCGTGAAGTACTACAACGAGCAGAAGAGCAAGGACGTCAAGGTCGTCGGCTGGGACGTCGACTCGCAGACCGGCAGCTTCACGGGTGGCTTCGAGGCCGGCACCACGGCCAAGCAGAGCGCCCAGACGCTGATCGACCAGAACGCCGACGTCATCCTGCCGGTCGGTGGCCCGATCTACCAGAGCGCCGCCGAGGCGATCCGCGACTCCGGCAAGGACGTCGTCCTGGTCGGTGCCGACAGCGACACCTACGAGACCGACAGCGCCAACAAGGACCTCTTCCTGACCTCGGTGCTCAAGGGCATCAAGCAGGCGACCGACGCGGTCGTCACGCAGGCCAGCGAGGACAAGTTCTCGAGCACGCCCTACGTGGGCACGCTCGAGAACGACGGTGTCGGCATCGCGCCGTTCCACGACTACGCCGACAAGGTCGACTCCGGTCTGCAGGACGAGCTCGACACGATCAAGGCCGGCATCATCGACGGTTCGATCGAGGTCGAGTCGCCGTCGGCGCTCACCAGCTGA